The Cucurbita pepo subsp. pepo cultivar mu-cu-16 chromosome LG15, ASM280686v2, whole genome shotgun sequence genome contains the following window.
TCCCTAACAATTTTAGTGAGTACTTAGCATGTGTAACCTCACCTACAAAGTCGGTACAAAtgacattttcaaaatatgatatttcttTGATACGAGATCAAAACTTCGAATCCCCCTATCAAACTAAAAGCTATATACATATTAATGGAGGCCTCAAACCCAATGGAATTGCTAATcccctatttatttatattcatgAGTTCATACTTTCAGTTTCAATCCAATCAGGTCAAACAAATTGGGGAAAGAGAGACCTGAGTCCTATTTCCAAATTCAAAGACTTATCTTATTGTCAGATGTTTGTTGAACAAGAGTAACATAAACTCTAAGTCTTAACTCCACCTGTAATACCTTCCTACACACCTACACTTCACTTATCTATAAAACAAGATTACTGAAACATGACCACACGTACACATCGTTCTccactcacaaaaatattattcaacgTTTTTTGCAGCAGCAGGGGTTTCCTCGGCGGCTCTATCAGCATGAGATTCCGAGGGACTGTCTTCAGCAGgcttgctgctgctgctaacTTCTGCTGTGCTTGATTCTGCAGGCTCACCAGCAGCCGGCGTAGCATCACCATCAGCAACTGGCTTCTTGATTGTCCCAACTTTAACATATTTACTCATGAATTTGTATTCCCAGTCCTGTAAGGCTTCCAGTTCAAATGGCCCAAGACCAGAGATATCCCCTGTCAGATCTTTCTCTTCAAACGACATTTTTGCAAGAGCTCTGCTGGCATCCTTTCCAGCAAAAAGGGCATACGGCCCTCCAGGTCCATAGAACATCCTGCAACCAAAGAGGGTCAAAATTGAAGCAATATATGTAGGCgtatattttcttcaattttagttttcCTTTACGAGTACGCACACACAAGAGAACAAGACACGGGAAAGAAACAGGAGACATAAACAGATCTTCGTGTCTACAACTTTAGTGTAGTAAATAACACTATGAGTTTGTAAACTTGACTAAGTAGAATAAGTCATTAAACATAACAGATCTTCGTTTCTACAACCTTAGTGTAGTAAATACCACTATGCGCTTATATACTTGACTTAGTAGAATAAGTCACTAACTTATGGAGTAACTTTAAGAGAATTGTTAGTGGATTTAGTAGaataagttactaacttaTGGACCAATATAGGAGAATTGGTAGTAGTTACTTGTTACTACGATCATTGGAGGAACAATAACTAAACCTGAGGATACTCCAGAATCTTTTCAATTGCTCGTTCGAGAATTAGGATCTTTGACTTTGGAACTGAATGATTTCCTTGAATAATTTCCTTGTATCTGAGAAGAACTTCCAAATTAATAGGAAGGAAGCTTAATCAAAATGAATCCGCCAAATTGTGGACCAAGTTTTATGATTTATCTAGGAAGATTGTTAGTGCGAAGAGAAAGTTTAGGAAGCAAATCAGTGCTTTCTCCACTGTAAGTACACTATAAGTACTCCCGAGATGTATGTTTTTTTCataacaacaaagaaaattgaaaagttaagTGCTTAAGGTTCCTTGTACCAAAAGCTCTCT
Protein-coding sequences here:
- the LOC111811528 gene encoding membrane steroid-binding protein 2-like, which codes for MALQVWETLKEAIVAYTGLSPSTFFTVLALGLAFYYLISSFFGPSDYGTHTRDLGEQLQPLPPPVQVGEVSEDELKQYDGSDPEKPLLMAIKGQIYDVSQSRMFYGPGGPYALFAGKDASRALAKMSFEEKDLTGDISGLGPFELEALQDWEYKFMSKYVKVGTIKKPVADGDATPAAGEPAESSTAEVSSSSKPAEDSPSESHADRAAEETPAAAKNVE